From the genome of Drosophila melanogaster chromosome 2L, one region includes:
- the PIG-Wa gene encoding phosphatidylinositol glycan anchor biosynthesis class W a, with product MEAEVASFVEHELNDVDLKSWRSIKESLDSFLTILPTILGFVLSRLLCGHLPMLSTRRFLLELFLIGLPTVILITVGSAYSYTYSLVVSLAVLVYIYGNVAPNPPNFVYKVGKRPIVFTLLRATAYSGTCAAILAVDFPSYPTDYRKSRTFGAAVMDMGIGLFVVTMGLVSHRARSITDLKKLRRSVIPLLVLGLARTIVITLIDYHQDETEYGRHLNAFFILGFTKLLGSCYSLLVNSDEQLLALAIGLLFLHEVVLQLGLSEFVMSSAPHEGFFSANREGLSSLHGCVALYLLSIYFAKWYTSRDSLTYQGLIRKLKSILFVAILCWKLVFISSFLTGIARVTFSFGYVIWIFAVSLSLIVIYAFFFELKLVRPDICSKKSIRDDGQKNISLPTFVESLNMNGLTHFMISNFLTGMVNMSLNPGHRSDLESVVILSIYMFVCAGVVFLMLKKGIRVA from the exons ATGGAGGCCGAGGTGGCCAGCTTCGTAGAGCACGAACTTAATGATGTGGATTTGAAATCCTGGAGATCTATCAAGGAAAGTTTAGATAGCTTTCTAACCATTCTGCCCACGATATTGGGATTTGTTCTTTCCCGCCTGCTCTGCGGACACCTGCCGATGCTATCCACGAGGAGATTTCTCCTGGAGTTGTTTCTGATCGGATTACCCACCGTGATATTGATTACAGTGGGGAGTGCCTATAGCTACACATACTCCCTGGTGGTTTCCTTAGCTGTTCTGGTCTATATTTATGGAAATGTCGCTCCCAATCCTCCAAACTTCGTGTATAAGGTCGGTAAGAGACCCATAGTCTTCACTCTGCTGAGAGCAACTGCCTACAGTGGAACCTGTGCCGCCATTCTGGCTGTGGATTTCCCTTCGTATCCTACGGATTACCGGAAAAGCCGGACTTTCGGAGCAGCTGTCATGGATATGGGAATTGGGCTTTTTGTGGTGACCATGGGATTGGTTTCACATCGAGCACGGAGCATCACTGATCTTAAGAAACTAAGGAGATCTGTTATTCCGTTGCTGGTCCTAGGGCTTGCTCGCACCATTGTCATCACTTTGATCGACTATCACCAGGATGAGACGGAATACGGCCGCCATTTGAATGCCTTCTTCATACTGGGATTCACGAAATTGCTGGGCAGCTGCTATAGTCTGTTGGTAAACTCTGATGAACAGCTCCTGGCACTTGCAATAG GTTTGCTATTCCTTCACGAAGTGGTGCTCCAACTGGGACTCTCCGAATTCGTCATGTCTTCTGCACCCCATGAGGGGTTTTTCAGTGCCAATCGGGAAGGCTTAAGTTCCCTACACGGATGTGTGGCTCTCTATTTGCTCAGCATTTACTTTGCCAAGTGGTATACTTCCCGTGATAGCCTGACTTATCAAGGACTAATAAGAAAGTTAAAGAGTATTCTTTTCGTGGCCATTCTCTGTTGGAAATTGGTTTTTATAAGTTCTTTTCTAACGGGCATAGCACGTGTAACTTTTAGTTTTGGCTATGTAATCTGGATTTTCGCTGTCTCCCTAAGCCTAATTGTGATCTACGCGTTCTTCTTTGAGCTGAAACTCGTACGGCCAGATATTTGTTCTAAAAAGTCAATTAGAGATGACGGGCAAAAGAACATATCCTTGCCCACCTTTGTTGAAAGTCTGAACATGAACGGTCTGACTCACTTCATGATCTCCAATTTCCTTACGGGAATGGTCAACATGTCCCTGAACCCGGGTCATCGAAGTGATCTGGAGTCTGTTGTTATACTGTCCATCTATATGTTTGTTTGTGCTGGAGTGGTCTTCCTTATGCTAAAAAAAGGCATACGTGTAGCTTAG
- the CG3557 gene encoding uncharacterized protein, isoform A, protein MKSCCATQTTRCECPTGLRLGKKPQAPLFDMLGPHPDEVIMTILDRILYLSGATKIIPLLELSNEGSAFKKESCPPPAPCAPSPCSSGSSSAYPSSSAWSTCCSKPSTICCYPKPTRCCASPKAPLVPCSPMDTPKSSCFKTASRLSSAACCPRQRTPRVDFDHPAEDIPLRNKAGSATIREQISRSISTCSVACQQLKDKLTSQIAQGHKDQKWLWTRLIRGNDGCMVYEVYKDSDVDNSPSKIGSEAPIILFLVMPNGCIMPFESICGP, encoded by the exons ATGAAATCCTGTTGTGCCACTCAGACGACGCGTTGTGAGTGTCCAACGGGTCTCAGATTGGGGAAGAAGCCGCAGGCTCCACTCTTCGACATGCTGGGCCCGCATCCAGATGAGGTCATCATGACGATCCTGGACCGCATCCTCTATCTTTCGGGCGCCACGAAAATAATTCCATTGCTGGAGTTGTCGAATGAAG GATCAGCTTTTAAGAAGGAATCCTGCCCACCACCAGCACCCTGTGCACCAAGCCCTTGCAGTTCCGGAAGCAGCTCGGCTTATCCATCTTCATCGGCCTGGAGTACATGCTGCTCCAAGCCGTCGACTATCTGTTGTTATCCCAAGCCAACGAGATGCTGCGCCAGTCCAAAAGCTCCACTAGTGCCCTGCAGTCCAATGGATACTCCGAAATCTTCCTGCTTCAAGACCGCGAGTCGGCTTAGTTCCGCTGCCTGTTGTCCCCGCCAGCGTACTCCCAGGGTGGACTTCGATCACCCGGCGGAGGATATTCCGTTGAGAAATAAGGCGGGCAGCGCCACGATAAGGGAACAGATAAGCCGATCAATTTCCACCTGCTCGGTGGCCTGTCAACAGCTGAAAGACAAGCTTACATCCCAGATTGCCCAAGGACACAAGGACCAAAAGTGGTTGTGGACCCGTTTGATTCGTGGCAACGATGGGTGCATGGTGTACGAGGTGTACAAGGATTCCGATGTAGACAACTCTCCCTCTAAGATCGGGTCGGAGGCACCCATCATCCTTTTTCTAGTCATGCCGAATGGTTGCATCATGCCCTTTGAGTCTATTTGTGGTCCTTAG
- the CG3557 gene encoding uncharacterized protein, isoform C gives MKSCCATQTTRCECPTGLRLGKKPQAPLFDMLGPHPDEVIMTILDRILYLSGATKIIPLLELSNEAPCAPSPCSSGSSSAYPSSSAWSTCCSKPSTICCYPKPTRCCASPKAPLVPCSPMDTPKSSCFKTASRLSSAACCPRQRTPRVDFDHPAEDIPLRNKAGSATIREQISRSISTCSVACQQLKDKLTSQIAQGHKDQKWLWTRLIRGNDGCMVYEVYKDSDVDNSPSKIGSEAPIILFLVMPNGCIMPFESICGP, from the exons ATGAAATCCTGTTGTGCCACTCAGACGACGCGTTGTGAGTGTCCAACGGGTCTCAGATTGGGGAAGAAGCCGCAGGCTCCACTCTTCGACATGCTGGGCCCGCATCCAGATGAGGTCATCATGACGATCCTGGACCGCATCCTCTATCTTTCGGGCGCCACGAAAATAATTCCATTGCTGGAGTTGTCGAATGAAG CACCCTGTGCACCAAGCCCTTGCAGTTCCGGAAGCAGCTCGGCTTATCCATCTTCATCGGCCTGGAGTACATGCTGCTCCAAGCCGTCGACTATCTGTTGTTATCCCAAGCCAACGAGATGCTGCGCCAGTCCAAAAGCTCCACTAGTGCCCTGCAGTCCAATGGATACTCCGAAATCTTCCTGCTTCAAGACCGCGAGTCGGCTTAGTTCCGCTGCCTGTTGTCCCCGCCAGCGTACTCCCAGGGTGGACTTCGATCACCCGGCGGAGGATATTCCGTTGAGAAATAAGGCGGGCAGCGCCACGATAAGGGAACAGATAAGCCGATCAATTTCCACCTGCTCGGTGGCCTGTCAACAGCTGAAAGACAAGCTTACATCCCAGATTGCCCAAGGACACAAGGACCAAAAGTGGTTGTGGACCCGTTTGATTCGTGGCAACGATGGGTGCATGGTGTACGAGGTGTACAAGGATTCCGATGTAGACAACTCTCCCTCTAAGATCGGGTCGGAGGCACCCATCATCCTTTTTCTAGTCATGCCGAATGGTTGCATCATGCCCTTTGAGTCTATTTGTGGTCCTTAG
- the Eogt gene encoding EGF-domain O-GlcNAc transferase, isoform B has product MPILPILIGILHLSLAEDAKHLDGFSLPSLPSEHLIRYLNTFPKLKQQLPTNLTGKGTISSACWGHERDCTPAGRFQTPQCPGEHTGWARSKEAQVRTFYNQADFGYIQEQLSQLTPQCVPTYLGDSSLECTHYLRFCRGRNLLFDFRGLEQREERIRYHMDVLGPGQLLGHCKLNRTRLSGEMEHIGSALQSWGPELRNFDVLPHPVLESGLCDVVVNTPTFIMKIDATYNMYHHFCDFFNLYASLFVNQSHPAAFNTDVQILIWETYPYDSPFRDTFKAFSQRPVWTLSDVEGKRVCFKNVVLPLLPRMIFGLFYNTPIIQGCSNSGLFRAFSEFILHRLQIPYKPPQQKIRITYLSRRTKYRQVLNEDELLAPLEANDKYDVQRVSYERLPFTNQLAITRNTDILIGMHGAGLTHLLFLPNWACIFELYNCEDPNCYKDLARLRGVRYRTWEQRDLVYPQDEGHHPEGGAHAKFTNYSFDVKEFVHLVDGAAEEILSHKEFPRRASENPSKTQRNEL; this is encoded by the exons ATGCCAATCCTGCCAATACTCATTGGGATACTACACTTGTCCCTGGCGGAGGACGCCAAGCACCTCGATGGGTTCTCCCTGCCCAGCCTGCCGTCGGAACACCTCATCCGGTACCTGAACACCTTTCCCAAGCTGAAACAACAGCTGCCCACGAATCTCACCGGCAAGGGCACCATTTCATCCGCCTGCTGGGGCCACGAGCGGGACTGCACGCCAGCTGGCCGCTTCCAGACGCCCCAGTGCCCTGGGGAACATACCGGCTGGGCCAGGAGCAAGGAGGCACAGGTTAGGACCTTCTACAACCAGGCCGACTTCGGGTACATCCAGGAGCAGCTCTCCCAACTGACGCCGCAATGCGTGCCAACCTATTTGGGCGATTCCTCGCTAGAGTGCACGCACTACCTGCGCTTTTGTCGTGGGCGGAATCTTCTCTTCGACTTTCGGGGCTTGGAGCAGCGGGAAGAGCGCATTCGTTACCATATGGATGTGCTGGGACCAGGACAGCTGCTGGGGCACTGCAAGTTGAATCGGACTCGACTGTCGGGCGAAATGGAGCACATTGGATCGGCTCTGCAGTCCTGGGGTCCGGAGTTGCGTAATTTTGATGTCTTACCACATCCCGTTCTGGAGAGCGGTCTCTGCGATGTGGTGGTGAATACGCCCACTTTCATCATGAAAATCGATGCCACGTACAACATGTATCATCATTTCTGCGACTTCTTCAACCTGTATGCCTCGCTCTTTGTCAACCAGTCGCATCCGGCGGCCTTCAACACGGATGTGCAGATACTTATATGGGAGACCTATCCGTACGATTCGCCCTTCAGGGACACATTTAAGGCCTTCTCGCAACGACCAGTATGGACACTCAGCGATGTGGAGGGCAAGCGGGTATGCTTCAAGAACGTtgtgctgccgctgctgcccaGGATGATCTTTGGCTTATTCTACAATACACCCATA ATCCAAGGCTGCTCGAATAGTGGACTCTTCCGCGCCTTCTCCGAGTTCATTCTGCACCGCCTGCAGATTCCCTACAAGCCGCCACAGCAAAAGATCAGAATAACATATCTATCGCGTCGCACAAAGTACCGGCAAGTGCTGAATGAAGACGAGCTGCTGGCCCCCCTGGAGGCCAACGATAAGTACGATGTACAGCGTGTTTCCTATGAAAG GCTCCCCTTTACCAACCAGTTGGCCATCACACGGAACACGGACATACTCATCGGCATGCATGGCGCTGGCCTGACGCACTTGCTCTTCCTGCCCAACTGGGCCTGCATTTTTGAGCTGTACAACTGCGAGGATCCGAATTGCTACAAGGACTTGGCTCGCCTACGTGGCGTTCGCTACCGCACTTGGGAGCAGCGGGACTTGGTGTACCCACAGGACGAGGGTCATCATCCCGAGGGCGGCGCACACGCCAAGTTTACCAATTATAGCTTTGATGTGAAGGAATTTGTGCATCTTGTCGATGGAGCAGCCGAGGAAATTCTTTCCCACAAGGAATTCCCCCGACGGGCATCAGAAAATCCCTCCAAAACGCAGCGCAACGAGCTGTAG
- the CG3557 gene encoding uncharacterized protein, isoform B has translation MKSCCATQTTRCECPTGLRLGKKPQAPLFDMLGPHPDEVIMTILDRILYLSGATKIIPLLELSNEAFKKESCPPPAPCAPSPCSSGSSSAYPSSSAWSTCCSKPSTICCYPKPTRCCASPKAPLVPCSPMDTPKSSCFKTASRLSSAACCPRQRTPRVDFDHPAEDIPLRNKAGSATIREQISRSISTCSVACQQLKDKLTSQIAQGHKDQKWLWTRLIRGNDGCMVYEVYKDSDVDNSPSKIGSEAPIILFLVMPNGCIMPFESICGP, from the exons ATGAAATCCTGTTGTGCCACTCAGACGACGCGTTGTGAGTGTCCAACGGGTCTCAGATTGGGGAAGAAGCCGCAGGCTCCACTCTTCGACATGCTGGGCCCGCATCCAGATGAGGTCATCATGACGATCCTGGACCGCATCCTCTATCTTTCGGGCGCCACGAAAATAATTCCATTGCTGGAGTTGTCGAATGAAG CTTTTAAGAAGGAATCCTGCCCACCACCAGCACCCTGTGCACCAAGCCCTTGCAGTTCCGGAAGCAGCTCGGCTTATCCATCTTCATCGGCCTGGAGTACATGCTGCTCCAAGCCGTCGACTATCTGTTGTTATCCCAAGCCAACGAGATGCTGCGCCAGTCCAAAAGCTCCACTAGTGCCCTGCAGTCCAATGGATACTCCGAAATCTTCCTGCTTCAAGACCGCGAGTCGGCTTAGTTCCGCTGCCTGTTGTCCCCGCCAGCGTACTCCCAGGGTGGACTTCGATCACCCGGCGGAGGATATTCCGTTGAGAAATAAGGCGGGCAGCGCCACGATAAGGGAACAGATAAGCCGATCAATTTCCACCTGCTCGGTGGCCTGTCAACAGCTGAAAGACAAGCTTACATCCCAGATTGCCCAAGGACACAAGGACCAAAAGTGGTTGTGGACCCGTTTGATTCGTGGCAACGATGGGTGCATGGTGTACGAGGTGTACAAGGATTCCGATGTAGACAACTCTCCCTCTAAGATCGGGTCGGAGGCACCCATCATCCTTTTTCTAGTCATGCCGAATGGTTGCATCATGCCCTTTGAGTCTATTTGTGGTCCTTAG